A window of Bacteroidota bacterium contains these coding sequences:
- a CDS encoding S1/P1 Nuclease: MNKKLIFGLSLFMLCLLSSKLLFSWGFFAHKRINRMAVFTLPPDMLSFYKKHIDYITEHATDPDSRRNVVPDEAPRHYIDCDHYGEHPFDSIPRFWKDAVKKYSEDSLKAYGIVPWHIDVMMRRLTDAFKQGNIDRILKISAELGHYIGDSHVPLHTTENYNGQLTGQRGIHGFWESRIPEMKAEEYDYFVGRAEYIESPIKKAWETVEVSFSEKDSVLLFEAELNKKFSGDKKYSFENRGASAIKVYSPEYTNAYDKMLDGMVERRMRASIITVGSMWYTAWVNAGQPNLDRLDTKEVSDSLRKANAAEEYLWRNGKPLEKVKGHED, translated from the coding sequence ATGAATAAAAAACTGATTTTCGGCCTTAGCCTGTTTATGCTTTGCCTGCTTTCCTCCAAGCTATTATTTTCGTGGGGATTTTTTGCACACAAGCGCATTAACCGCATGGCTGTGTTTACGCTTCCGCCGGATATGCTTAGCTTTTACAAGAAACACATCGATTACATTACCGAACACGCTACCGATCCCGATAGTCGTCGGAATGTGGTTCCCGACGAAGCACCACGCCACTACATCGACTGCGATCACTATGGAGAACATCCTTTCGACAGTATTCCCCGGTTCTGGAAGGATGCCGTTAAAAAATATTCTGAAGATTCGCTTAAAGCCTATGGCATTGTGCCTTGGCACATTGATGTGATGATGCGCCGACTTACCGATGCTTTTAAACAAGGTAACATTGATCGAATTTTAAAAATTTCAGCAGAACTAGGCCATTACATTGGCGATTCGCATGTTCCATTGCATACAACCGAAAATTATAACGGGCAGCTTACCGGTCAAAGAGGAATTCACGGTTTTTGGGAAAGCCGCATTCCCGAAATGAAAGCGGAGGAGTATGACTATTTTGTGGGTCGTGCAGAATACATTGAAAGTCCTATAAAAAAAGCTTGGGAAACGGTGGAAGTGAGTTTTTCAGAAAAAGATTCTGTTTTGCTTTTTGAAGCAGAATTAAACAAAAAATTTTCGGGCGATAAAAAATACAGTTTCGAAAACCGTGGCGCATCAGCAATTAAAGTATATTCGCCCGAATACACCAATGCTTACGATAAAATGCTCGATGGCATGGTAGAGCGTCGCATGCGTGCAAGCATTATTACTGTGGGAAGTATGTGGTACACGGCATGGGTAAATGCAGGGCAACCCAATCTTGACAGACTCGATACCAAAGAAGTATCTGATTCCTTGCGCAAAGCCAATGCCGCTGAGGAATATTTATGGAGGAATGGAAAACCCCTCGAAAAAGTGAAAGGTCACGAAGATTAG
- a CDS encoding T9SS type A sorting domain-containing protein, with amino-acid sequence MPEYKLKQKNTVLLLLLLLCFFTSGAQTVLLDNFTRADNNTVGAPWIETETSAPGSATLLSNQLRLGSATSGRDYVYADISAQYNSVYSTNTASLTWSFNIRHTRTDPSGFDAGNYGIGYVLGCNTNNFLTGSGYAVVLGNSGTSDNLRLVKFAAGVISNAGITNIIAPASDYSTDYLTVKVIYNPIGNNWSLYIGTNLAAFVDPTVATYTQLGVTTSDNTYTGTDLLYTGCFWNHATGASDFAYFDNINIPSLCSLAPEPTTQSGVITAPTVGANSITLNWPRGNGSECIVIARQGAAVTANPVDGSAYAALAVFGSGTAISAGQFVVYTGSAGAVTISGLSPSTPYYFSIFEYNGSACTVNYLLPSAPTFSVSTIACIIAAQPTVAASSLTITNIGSNSLDLNWTRGNGAFCLVVAKEAGAVTGAPLDGSSYAASSTFGVGASVAPAEFVVYSGTGTSVAITGLQAATAYYFSVFEFNGSGCNSNYFATAINNNATTLNAVTYNYYFGNLHSHSDYSDGDMDNVCNGASSATCCYDIGNTALNFNYMGLSDHNHNEGPVMSLAKYASGISEAAAYNSSHSDFVALYGMEWGTISTGGHANIYGIDQLVGWNAGNYSIYCAKGNYASLFNLVASTPNAFATLNHPNSTDYGNLLGSAYNATFDNAIVGVALRNGPYNSTSVTYNDPSTSNYISYYNTLLAKGYHLGPLADLDNHNSATMGKSSQQRTVLLATTLTKAAIIDAVLNMRFYASDDYNEQVSFKINGSINMGSITTQFSNPTLTVSASDPDGDAITSIKIYYGVPGSGANPTLLTSVSNNANLSYTHSFSSGTYYYYAEITEADGNLVWTAPIWYTKNISLPIELLSFNGYPTAKSNHLFWRTASEKNNNYFTLQRSTDGVNFKNITKINGSGNSSDIRKYEFEDYTASGNYNYYRLMQSDYDGTATFSSILLIHSPRMLPFKFYPNPAKGELTVDLSSIESRCEINIRSMEGQLLFRSEGNPGQLYRFSLPQLSAGMYLLQLKTEFAESTQKLVIEK; translated from the coding sequence ATGCCTGAATATAAACTGAAGCAAAAAAATACCGTTTTGCTTTTACTTTTACTTCTTTGTTTTTTTACGTCAGGTGCACAAACTGTGTTGTTAGATAATTTTACGCGGGCAGATAATAATACTGTGGGTGCTCCTTGGATAGAAACCGAAACCAGTGCACCCGGTTCGGCAACCTTGTTGAGCAACCAATTGCGTTTGGGCAGTGCTACAAGCGGCCGTGATTATGTGTATGCCGATATTTCGGCACAGTATAATTCGGTGTATTCGACCAATACAGCTTCTCTTACCTGGTCATTTAACATCCGCCACACCCGCACCGATCCATCAGGATTTGACGCAGGAAATTACGGAATAGGCTATGTGCTTGGATGCAACACAAATAATTTTTTAACCGGAAGTGGATATGCCGTTGTGCTTGGAAATTCAGGTACATCCGATAATTTGCGATTGGTAAAATTTGCCGCCGGTGTAATTTCGAATGCGGGTATTACCAATATTATTGCACCTGCGTCGGATTATAGTACAGATTATTTAACGGTTAAAGTAATCTATAATCCGATTGGAAACAATTGGAGTTTATATATTGGCACTAACCTAGCTGCCTTTGTGGATCCTACGGTTGCCACCTATACTCAGCTTGGAGTTACTACCAGCGACAATACTTACACTGGAACCGACTTATTGTATACCGGTTGTTTTTGGAATCACGCAACGGGAGCCAGTGATTTCGCTTATTTCGATAACATTAATATTCCTTCCTTGTGTTCGCTTGCACCGGAGCCCACTACACAGTCGGGTGTAATTACAGCTCCCACAGTAGGCGCCAATAGCATTACGTTAAATTGGCCGCGTGGAAATGGAAGTGAATGTATCGTTATTGCGCGTCAAGGTGCTGCGGTTACAGCGAATCCTGTTGATGGATCTGCATATGCTGCATTAGCTGTTTTTGGAAGTGGAACTGCAATTAGTGCCGGACAATTTGTGGTGTATACCGGCAGTGCGGGTGCAGTAACGATTAGTGGCCTTTCGCCGAGCACGCCCTATTATTTTAGCATTTTCGAATACAATGGTTCGGCCTGCACCGTAAACTACTTACTTCCCTCCGCTCCCACTTTTAGTGTGAGTACAATTGCGTGTATTATAGCAGCGCAACCTACTGTAGCTGCTAGCTCTTTAACGATTACAAATATTGGTTCCAATTCGCTCGATTTAAATTGGACTCGAGGCAATGGGGCTTTTTGCTTGGTAGTTGCGAAAGAAGCAGGTGCGGTTACCGGTGCACCTTTAGATGGCAGTAGTTACGCGGCGAGTTCAACTTTTGGGGTAGGTGCAAGTGTAGCTCCTGCCGAATTTGTAGTGTATTCCGGAACGGGTACATCGGTTGCCATTACCGGTTTGCAAGCAGCAACGGCCTATTATTTTTCGGTTTTTGAATTTAATGGAAGCGGATGCAACAGCAATTATTTTGCGACGGCTATAAATAATAATGCCACCACATTAAATGCGGTTACCTATAATTATTATTTCGGCAATCTGCATTCTCATTCCGATTATTCGGATGGGGATATGGACAATGTTTGCAACGGTGCATCGAGTGCTACCTGCTGCTATGACATAGGAAATACGGCTTTAAATTTTAACTATATGGGCCTATCCGACCATAATCATAACGAAGGTCCGGTGATGAGCTTAGCGAAGTATGCTAGCGGTATTTCCGAAGCAGCTGCCTACAATAGCAGTCACAGTGATTTTGTTGCCTTATATGGCATGGAATGGGGAACAATATCCACAGGTGGGCACGCCAATATTTACGGAATTGACCAATTGGTTGGATGGAATGCAGGTAACTATTCCATTTATTGCGCAAAAGGAAATTATGCTTCTCTATTTAATTTAGTAGCCTCCACACCAAATGCTTTTGCCACGCTTAACCATCCCAATTCAACCGATTACGGAAATTTATTGGGCAGTGCTTACAATGCTACTTTTGACAATGCTATTGTGGGTGTTGCCTTGCGTAATGGTCCTTATAATTCAACAAGTGTAACCTATAATGATCCATCCACATCTAATTATATTTCCTACTACAATACCTTATTGGCAAAAGGATATCACTTGGGACCTTTGGCCGATTTGGATAACCACAATTCGGCTACAATGGGAAAGAGTAGTCAGCAGCGCACTGTTTTACTTGCCACCACTTTAACTAAAGCAGCCATTATTGATGCGGTATTAAACATGCGTTTTTATGCCAGCGACGATTACAACGAGCAAGTGAGTTTTAAGATTAATGGTTCCATTAACATGGGAAGCATTACTACACAGTTTAGCAATCCAACTTTAACAGTGAGTGCAAGCGATCCGGATGGGGATGCCATTACCTCTATTAAAATTTATTACGGTGTGCCCGGAAGTGGCGCCAATCCTACCCTACTCACTTCGGTTAGCAACAATGCAAACTTGAGTTACACGCATTCCTTTAGTAGTGGTACTTATTATTACTATGCTGAAATAACAGAAGCAGATGGAAATTTAGTTTGGACAGCCCCCATCTGGTACACCAAAAACATTTCGTTGCCCATTGAACTGCTTTCCTTTAATGGTTATCCAACCGCAAAGAGCAATCATTTGTTTTGGAGAACGGCTTCTGAAAAAAACAATAATTATTTCACGCTACAGCGAAGTACAGATGGCGTAAATTTTAAAAACATCACAAAAATAAATGGCAGCGGAAATAGTAGCGACATCCGTAAATATGAGTTTGAAGACTATACTGCGAGTGGCAATTACAATTATTACCGGTTGATGCAAAGCGATTACGACGGTACTGCCACCTTTTCATCAATACTATTAATTCATAGTCCGCGTATGCTCCCATTTAAGTTTTATCCCAATCCTGCTAAAGGTGAGCTAACGGTGGATTTAAGCAGTATTGAAAGTCGTTGCGAAATTAATATCCGCAGTATGGAAGGGCAATTGCTGTTTCGTTCGGAAGGCAATCCCGGTCAATTGTATCGCTTCTCACTTCCGCAATTATCGGCCGGAATGTACTTACTTCAATTAAAAACTGAATTTGCAGAAAGCACGCAAAAGTTAGTAATTGAGAAATAA
- a CDS encoding class I SAM-dependent methyltransferase: MSIAPHTENFFEHCPLCTSTELVILKAYSSNHLAQCNNCSFVFARKIPSIEELIAHYNTYPRGNKISAITIKRYHELLDKLEPYRKTNNLIDVGCGDGFFLETARERKWNVYGTEYTDEAIKICSAKGINMQQGKLNPEHYPADFFDVITSFEVLEHINNPQEELRNFHRILRSGGAVYVTTPNFNSASRYYLKNKWNIIEYPEHLGYFTQRTLTKLFHSSNFKTIHFESSGISFSRFTKSISNTAKADTSILYQDESLREKTETNFVFKLAKISINFTLNLFNAGDTLKGTFEKK; encoded by the coding sequence TTGAGCATAGCCCCCCATACTGAGAATTTTTTTGAGCATTGTCCGCTTTGCACTTCTACTGAATTGGTCATTTTAAAAGCTTATTCCTCTAATCACCTGGCACAGTGCAACAATTGTTCATTTGTATTTGCACGAAAAATTCCGAGCATTGAAGAGCTTATAGCACATTACAATACCTATCCACGCGGAAATAAAATATCGGCCATTACCATAAAACGCTACCACGAATTGTTGGATAAATTGGAGCCTTATCGCAAAACAAATAACCTAATAGATGTAGGATGTGGCGATGGCTTTTTTTTAGAGACAGCAAGAGAGCGGAAATGGAATGTGTATGGAACGGAATATACGGATGAGGCTATAAAAATATGCAGTGCCAAAGGAATTAACATGCAGCAAGGAAAGTTAAATCCCGAGCATTACCCTGCTGATTTTTTTGATGTGATTACCTCATTTGAAGTATTAGAACACATAAACAATCCGCAAGAAGAGCTTCGAAATTTTCACCGCATATTGCGTTCGGGTGGAGCCGTGTATGTTACCACCCCCAATTTTAATTCGGCATCACGGTACTATTTAAAAAACAAGTGGAACATTATTGAGTATCCCGAACATTTGGGTTATTTCACACAGCGCACATTAACAAAATTATTTCACAGTTCGAATTTCAAAACGATACATTTCGAAAGCAGTGGAATTTCGTTTAGTAGGTTTACCAAAAGCATTTCCAATACAGCCAAAGCAGATACTTCTATTCTTTACCAAGATGAATCACTACGGGAGAAAACAGAGACTAACTTTGTTTTTAAGCTGGCAAAAATTTCGATAAATTTTACTTTAAATCTATTTAATGCGGGTGATACTTTGAAGGGTACTTTTGAAAAAAAGTAA
- a CDS encoding T9SS type A sorting domain-containing protein: MKTKTLLLILFHVIAFSSFAQWVTSYNGIDNANEDAKSAVLTDEHGYAVCGRSDSAFKKRALLYKYDGFGTLSWTKIFNTPYSCEAFSVVQTNDSCLVILGYANTGSALANFEIFMAKVKLDGTVIYQKIIGNNSSDETAYAADMCPDGGIIVAVQTNKNPGSAIDLMLVKISSSGNILWTKDIIDTYFAEVPVAVKCDAYGNILLTGYMIPAITSNPMFYDMFLIKCDLTGNLIWAKRLGGTKFDQANNLAILNNDSGYAICGRTESYGSGGGSTSAYLTVLDTGGYEKWSRTFSLPTFQLIEFFGVAADSLNNIFACGFIQNYNNNNPSLLVKYDASGNVLWNTIYDDSTNRNSVMNSIINKYDLTLPFQQFLMCGRSDRFNSSDNIEVKIIAEFGVSCGDPSNSLSAYVVDSGLAVNLWNINDSIAIPIADHGSYGQNYSAGNTYSQCNLVIGSDEIYDSFEMELFPNPAHSSFEIRVSDQTMLDATIAIYDVFGEKLKTLKIDQTQKSITINSTYLPAGIYLIQLSNSNGRQYTRTLVIN; encoded by the coding sequence ATGAAAACAAAAACTTTACTCTTGATACTGTTTCATGTTATTGCGTTTTCATCTTTTGCCCAATGGGTAACTTCCTACAATGGAATTGATAATGCAAATGAAGATGCAAAATCTGCTGTATTAACTGATGAGCACGGATATGCCGTTTGTGGCCGATCCGATTCAGCCTTTAAAAAGCGGGCTTTGCTATATAAATACGATGGTTTTGGAACGCTTAGCTGGACAAAAATTTTCAACACCCCCTATTCCTGTGAAGCTTTTTCGGTGGTGCAAACCAACGACAGTTGTCTCGTTATATTGGGCTATGCCAATACGGGTTCCGCTTTAGCCAATTTCGAAATATTTATGGCTAAAGTAAAATTGGATGGTACCGTTATTTATCAAAAAATAATCGGTAACAATTCAAGTGATGAAACTGCCTATGCAGCCGATATGTGCCCCGATGGTGGAATTATTGTAGCGGTGCAAACCAATAAAAACCCCGGATCTGCTATCGATTTAATGCTGGTGAAAATTTCTTCCTCAGGTAACATTCTTTGGACAAAAGATATCATTGATACCTATTTTGCTGAAGTTCCTGTTGCCGTGAAATGCGATGCCTATGGCAATATTTTGTTAACCGGTTACATGATTCCTGCCATTACCAGTAACCCTATGTTTTATGATATGTTTCTCATTAAATGCGATCTAACAGGCAATCTCATTTGGGCAAAACGTTTGGGTGGAACAAAATTCGATCAGGCCAACAATCTTGCAATTTTGAACAATGATAGTGGTTACGCAATTTGCGGACGAACCGAATCTTATGGTTCCGGAGGTGGCAGCACTTCTGCCTATTTAACTGTTCTCGATACCGGAGGATACGAAAAATGGTCACGTACCTTTAGTTTACCTACCTTTCAATTGATCGAATTTTTTGGTGTTGCAGCAGATTCACTCAACAATATATTTGCTTGCGGATTTATTCAAAACTACAACAATAATAACCCTTCCTTACTGGTTAAATACGACGCCAGCGGCAATGTGCTGTGGAATACAATTTATGACGATTCTACCAATAGAAATTCGGTTATGAATTCAATAATTAACAAGTATGATCTCACCCTTCCTTTTCAGCAATTTTTAATGTGTGGGCGCTCCGACCGCTTTAATTCTTCTGATAATATCGAAGTTAAGATAATTGCTGAATTTGGCGTTTCTTGCGGCGATCCAAGTAATTCTTTAAGTGCCTATGTAGTGGATAGCGGATTGGCTGTTAATCTTTGGAATATTAACGATAGCATTGCCATCCCAATTGCAGATCATGGTAGCTATGGACAAAACTATAGCGCAGGAAATACTTATTCCCAATGCAACTTGGTTATAGGAAGTGATGAGATATATGATAGTTTTGAGATGGAACTTTTTCCTAATCCTGCACATTCAAGTTTTGAAATCAGGGTTTCGGATCAAACAATGTTGGATGCCACAATTGCCATTTATGATGTATTTGGTGAAAAGTTGAAGACTTTAAAAATTGATCAAACTCAGAAAAGCATAACTATAAATTCAACTTACCTTCCTGCTGGAATTTATTTAATTCAGTTAAGTAACAGCAATGGCAGGCAGTATACACGTACTTTGGTTATAAATTGA
- a CDS encoding site-specific integrase produces the protein MKAQAILHKGQKRIVVYFENTPSLNARFKKLEGARYSVSIKAWHLPDTEEYRKRFRVGEAPIQKPERKAPPIEAIQPKLSSIPAPAAEPAIISPPIPDEILQKVESFRRWLNSRRYSSNTIKTYTDALRSFLKFFPGRSLDSFSNQDVISYNNDYIVKKRLSASYQNQVVNALKLFFSTIENRQIEIDLIHRPKRPKLLPNVLSKDEVKAILTASLNLKHRAMLSMIYSCGLRCGELLSLKPEHIDSNRCLVIVKQAKGRKDRIVPLSLKMLELLREYYKCVRPTVYIFEGQIKGERYDERSLQLVLKQSLAKANITKPATLHWLRHSYATHLLENGIDLRYIQEILGHSSSRTTEIYTHVSNKELQRIRSPFDSL, from the coding sequence ATGAAAGCTCAAGCAATTTTACACAAAGGTCAAAAACGCATTGTTGTTTATTTTGAAAACACACCATCTTTAAATGCTCGCTTTAAAAAGCTCGAAGGAGCGCGCTACAGTGTTAGCATAAAAGCTTGGCACCTACCCGATACTGAAGAGTATCGAAAAAGATTTAGGGTGGGTGAAGCGCCAATCCAGAAGCCTGAAAGAAAGGCACCCCCGATTGAAGCAATTCAACCCAAATTATCCAGTATTCCAGCACCAGCAGCGGAACCAGCAATTATTTCGCCACCCATACCAGACGAAATTTTGCAAAAGGTTGAATCGTTTAGACGATGGTTAAATTCGAGAAGATACAGCAGTAATACTATTAAAACGTATACAGATGCATTGAGGTCATTCTTGAAATTTTTTCCTGGACGCAGTTTAGACAGTTTTTCGAATCAAGATGTTATTTCTTACAACAACGATTATATAGTAAAGAAAAGATTATCGGCATCGTATCAAAATCAGGTGGTTAATGCATTAAAGTTATTTTTTAGTACGATTGAAAACAGGCAAATTGAAATTGATTTGATACATCGCCCCAAGCGCCCTAAATTATTGCCCAATGTGTTGAGTAAAGACGAAGTAAAAGCAATTTTAACCGCCTCACTCAACTTGAAACACAGGGCAATGTTGAGCATGATATACAGTTGTGGTTTGCGTTGTGGTGAGCTTCTGAGTTTAAAACCGGAGCACATTGATTCGAATAGGTGTTTGGTTATAGTGAAGCAAGCAAAGGGAAGAAAAGACAGGATTGTTCCTTTAAGTTTAAAGATGTTGGAATTATTGCGGGAGTATTATAAATGTGTGAGGCCAACAGTTTATATTTTTGAAGGGCAAATAAAGGGTGAGCGCTATGATGAGCGCAGTTTGCAATTGGTATTAAAGCAGAGTTTAGCAAAAGCAAATATTACAAAACCGGCCACCTTGCATTGGTTAAGGCACAGTTATGCCACACATTTGTTAGAAAACGGAATTGATTTGCGTTACATTCAAGAAATTTTGGGACACAGCAGCAGCAGAACAACGGAAATTTACACACATGTAAGCAATAAGGAATTGCAAAGAATAAGATCACCCTTCGACAGTTTATGA
- a CDS encoding 2-phosphosulfolactate phosphatase — MPNNVQVCFSPASFPLFRDDEAIVVVIDVLRATSAICTAFEHGVEKMIPISTLEEAFEYKKQGFLVAAERDGSIVEGFSLGNSPFSYMDESLQGKTIVLTTTNGTKAINAAKNAHKVAIGSFLNLDALAEWLIEQERNVILLCAGWKDKFNMEDSLFAGALAEQLLITKKFTSDCDSARAAVHLWNFASEDLYPFLRNSSHRNRLGRLNLDKDIRYCLTPNQTRCIPILKEAALVKLEKDLV; from the coding sequence ATGCCAAATAATGTTCAAGTTTGTTTTTCGCCCGCTTCCTTTCCCTTGTTTAGGGACGATGAAGCTATTGTTGTTGTAATTGATGTATTGCGCGCCACTTCTGCCATTTGTACAGCCTTTGAACACGGTGTCGAAAAAATGATTCCCATCTCAACACTTGAAGAAGCCTTTGAATATAAAAAACAAGGCTTTCTAGTTGCTGCTGAGCGCGATGGTTCGATTGTGGAAGGTTTTAGTTTAGGGAATTCGCCTTTTAGCTATATGGATGAATCCCTGCAAGGAAAAACAATTGTATTAACCACTACTAATGGAACCAAAGCGATTAACGCAGCAAAAAATGCCCATAAAGTGGCAATTGGTTCTTTTCTTAATTTAGATGCTTTAGCAGAATGGTTGATAGAGCAAGAGCGCAATGTTATTTTGCTTTGCGCCGGATGGAAAGATAAATTTAATATGGAAGATAGCTTATTTGCAGGAGCTCTTGCCGAACAATTACTCATCACTAAAAAGTTCACTTCCGATTGCGACTCCGCTCGCGCTGCTGTGCATTTGTGGAATTTTGCTTCCGAAGATTTGTATCCCTTTTTACGCAACTCTTCCCATCGCAACCGATTGGGACGCTTAAATTTGGATAAAGACATACGTTATTGCCTCACACCCAATCAAACCCGCTGCATCCCCATATTAAAAGAAGCTGCATTGGTTAAATTAGAAAAAGACTTGGTTTAA
- the accC gene encoding acetyl-CoA carboxylase biotin carboxylase subunit produces the protein MKKILIANRGEIAIRVMRTCKEMGIKTVAVYSEADRNSPHVKYADEAVCIGPPPSNQSYLRGEKIIEVCKKLNVDGIHPGYGFLSENADFAQKVSDAKLTFIGPSPEAMNIMGDKLSAKAAAKKYNIPMVPGTDGAIDDVNEAKKTAAKVGFPILIKASAGGGGKGMRIVERMEDFEEQMKLAVSEATSAFGNGAVFIERYVAGPRHIEIQVLGDTHGNIVYLFERECSVQRRHQKVIEEAPSSVLTPEIREAMGKCAVDVARACNYVGAGTVEFLLDENKNFYFLEMNTRLQVEHPVTEMITGVDLVKEQIEIARGKKISFTQKDLKIKGHSIEVRVYAEDPATNFLPDIGTLQTYRRPQGNGVRVDDGFEEGMSIPIYYDPMISKLISYGKDREEAIAKMIRAIDEYEIVGVETTLKFCKFVLQHNAFISGDFDTHFVKKYFTPQSLQTDDAAEKEIGALLAAHFLSHAKKATQVVLQNNDGNNSKWKRNRLSQD, from the coding sequence ATGAAAAAAATATTGATAGCAAATAGGGGAGAAATAGCCATTCGCGTAATGCGCACGTGTAAAGAAATGGGCATTAAAACGGTGGCCGTGTATAGCGAAGCAGACCGTAATTCACCCCATGTTAAATATGCCGATGAAGCAGTGTGTATTGGTCCTCCGCCATCCAATCAATCCTATTTACGCGGCGAAAAAATTATTGAAGTGTGTAAAAAATTAAACGTAGACGGCATACATCCCGGTTACGGTTTCCTTTCCGAAAATGCCGATTTTGCTCAAAAAGTGAGCGATGCCAAACTCACATTCATTGGCCCTTCGCCAGAAGCCATGAACATTATGGGCGATAAACTATCAGCGAAGGCAGCTGCGAAAAAATACAATATTCCCATGGTTCCCGGCACCGATGGGGCTATCGACGATGTGAATGAGGCTAAAAAAACAGCCGCAAAAGTTGGTTTCCCAATTCTTATAAAGGCATCAGCAGGTGGCGGGGGTAAAGGGATGCGCATTGTGGAACGTATGGAGGATTTTGAAGAACAAATGAAATTAGCGGTGAGTGAAGCTACTTCAGCTTTCGGCAACGGAGCAGTCTTTATCGAGCGCTATGTTGCCGGTCCCCGACACATCGAAATTCAAGTGTTGGGCGATACGCATGGAAATATAGTGTACCTCTTTGAGCGCGAATGCAGTGTGCAACGCCGCCATCAAAAGGTAATTGAAGAAGCCCCATCGAGTGTACTCACACCCGAAATTCGTGAAGCCATGGGCAAATGTGCTGTGGATGTGGCGCGCGCTTGCAATTATGTAGGTGCCGGTACAGTTGAGTTTTTGCTCGATGAAAATAAAAATTTCTATTTCCTCGAAATGAATACCCGCCTGCAAGTGGAGCATCCAGTAACCGAAATGATTACCGGTGTGGATTTGGTAAAAGAACAAATTGAAATTGCCCGCGGCAAAAAAATATCGTTTACCCAAAAGGATTTAAAAATTAAAGGACATTCCATCGAAGTGCGCGTGTATGCCGAAGATCCCGCAACTAATTTCTTACCCGACATCGGAACCCTTCAAACTTATCGTCGTCCGCAAGGCAATGGTGTGCGGGTGGACGATGGCTTTGAAGAAGGAATGAGCATTCCCATTTATTACGACCCTATGATTTCGAAACTCATATCTTATGGTAAGGATAGGGAAGAGGCCATTGCCAAAATGATTAGAGCAATTGATGAATATGAAATTGTGGGTGTGGAAACCACTTTGAAATTTTGTAAATTTGTACTCCAACACAATGCTTTTATTTCGGGTGATTTTGATACACATTTTGTAAAAAAGTATTTTACACCACAATCGCTGCAAACGGATGATGCTGCTGAAAAAGAAATAGGAGCCTTACTTGCTGCCCACTTTCTTAGCCATGCAAAAAAAGCAACTCAGGTTGTGCTTCAAAACAATGATGGAAATAACAGCAAATGGAAAAGAAACAGGCTTTCGCAAGACTAA
- a CDS encoding DUF4294 domain-containing protein: MKRISLFVFVLFAIQGFAQNEVIGDKKAPSVDLNHIRTYATVIDGDTIPLIYLRPAYKIEDRTFANQVQKNKWNRLVRDVKITYPYAKLAGIKLRNYNDMLAGKSESERKALMKKVERELKDEFGPKLSDLTMNQGQLLMKLIDRETGNTSYEIVKELRGSFSAFFWQGIAKIFSSDMKKRYDADGDDRKIEDIITLIDKGLI; the protein is encoded by the coding sequence ATGAAACGTATTTCTCTTTTTGTTTTTGTTCTCTTTGCCATTCAAGGCTTTGCTCAAAACGAAGTGATTGGCGATAAAAAAGCACCCTCTGTTGATTTAAACCACATTCGCACCTATGCCACCGTAATTGATGGCGACACCATTCCGCTCATTTACCTCAGGCCCGCCTATAAAATCGAAGACCGCACATTTGCCAATCAAGTGCAAAAAAATAAGTGGAATCGCTTGGTGCGGGATGTTAAAATTACCTATCCCTATGCAAAACTGGCAGGAATAAAGTTGCGCAACTACAACGATATGCTGGCAGGCAAGTCTGAGTCAGAAAGGAAGGCACTCATGAAAAAAGTAGAGCGCGAATTAAAAGATGAATTTGGCCCCAAATTAAGCGACCTAACCATGAACCAAGGTCAATTGCTGATGAAACTCATCGATCGGGAAACCGGAAATACTTCCTACGAAATTGTGAAAGAATTGCGCGGTTCCTTTTCAGCCTTTTTTTGGCAGGGAATAGCAAAAATATTTTCGTCCGATATGAAAAAACGTTATGATGCGGATGGGGATGACCGCAAGATTGAAGACATTATAACTCTAATTGATAAAGGATTGATTTAG